From a region of the Sphingopyxis sp. YR583 genome:
- a CDS encoding 2'-5' RNA ligase family protein encodes MDPMFRYFLGFQVAADRAGWLARQLPPVSGDLFAGLKPQHYHLTLCTIAETDEQQPFLHKRVAAAFASGLPAASHIPFGRIVSRDAGAELVTVGHVGGLRHLYERIVARLDTQGIEPMHRKSGLRPHITLGYGACDFDPVPTVWRWTPRELVLIESHVGHRRHRVLQRWTLEAPAQGSFAFMTDELPAPLLRAA; translated from the coding sequence ATGGACCCGATGTTCCGTTATTTTCTGGGTTTTCAGGTGGCGGCCGACCGCGCCGGCTGGCTCGCGCGCCAGTTGCCGCCCGTTTCAGGTGACCTGTTCGCGGGACTCAAGCCGCAACATTACCATCTGACGCTCTGCACGATCGCCGAAACCGACGAGCAACAGCCGTTCCTGCACAAGCGGGTCGCGGCAGCCTTTGCATCGGGGCTCCCCGCCGCGAGCCATATTCCCTTCGGTCGTATTGTGAGCCGGGACGCGGGCGCCGAACTCGTCACCGTCGGGCACGTCGGCGGGCTGCGCCATCTCTATGAGCGCATCGTCGCGCGTCTCGACACGCAGGGCATCGAACCGATGCACCGCAAGTCAGGGTTACGGCCGCACATCACGCTCGGCTATGGCGCGTGCGACTTCGACCCCGTCCCGACGGTCTGGCGATGGACCCCGCGCGAGCTCGTCCTGATCGAAAGCCATGTCGGCCATCGCCGCCACCGCGTGCTGCAACGCTGGACGCTCGAAGCGCCGGCGCAGGGCAGTTTCGCCTTCATGACCGACGAATTGCCCGCGCCGCTGCTCCGCGCGGCCTAA
- a CDS encoding nuclear transport factor 2 family protein, translating into MRGTIAAMLAFGMAAPATAEAPENETASLRAFADAFDAAQIAQDGDALETMVADDLVFIDGSGKRLGKAAFIAGWTGADDDYDPVTLTDRIILPFGRDGGLASAEAILSGRSAGKSFRVRIRFTDIFRRHGDSWQASYIHVTRMAVADSPPS; encoded by the coding sequence ATGCGTGGAACGATAGCGGCAATGCTGGCTTTCGGCATGGCGGCACCCGCCACCGCCGAGGCGCCCGAAAACGAGACCGCAAGCCTCCGCGCCTTCGCCGACGCGTTCGACGCGGCGCAGATCGCGCAGGACGGCGACGCGCTCGAAACCATGGTCGCCGACGACCTCGTCTTCATCGACGGCAGCGGCAAACGCTTGGGCAAAGCCGCTTTCATCGCCGGCTGGACCGGGGCCGACGACGATTATGACCCGGTCACGCTGACCGATCGTATCATCCTGCCGTTTGGCAGGGACGGCGGCCTCGCCAGCGCAGAGGCGATATTGTCGGGCCGTTCGGCGGGCAAGTCGTTCCGCGTTCGCATCCGTTTCACCGACATCTTCCGGCGGCACGGCGACAGCTGGCAGGCAAGCTATATCCACGTCACACGGATGGCGGTCGCGGACAGCCCGCCCTCCTGA